Proteins encoded within one genomic window of Gammaproteobacteria bacterium:
- a CDS encoding LLM class flavin-dependent oxidoreductase — MEIDIILNEFASPQAALELGLMAERYGVRGLWSANYAWSRDPFFTLSLLAERSTTIRMGPMAISPAELHPLKMANLLFSLNELSRGRAMIMVGGGGAVLQAIGGKRERMVRGARECLEILKGASADKTLNYKGEVYKVWGYRPAWKTDPPPLVYFGSNHPQSRRMAVKHADGLITSDFVVPLMKAFVDDARAEMRAAGRDPAGFRFSNFWAWHIKEDAQASFAEARRELMLRGWLRDKYFAPFLDPDELRIMRAHEKDFLDAFLRGSDRIENVPAGLVDKMVRNISFAGGLEQIDAAIATLRDFAAAGLTEIAIRVHDDPADALRLIGERVIPALRN, encoded by the coding sequence ATGGAAATCGACATCATCCTCAACGAATTTGCCTCGCCCCAGGCGGCGCTGGAACTCGGGTTGATGGCCGAGCGCTACGGCGTGCGTGGCCTGTGGTCGGCCAACTATGCCTGGTCTCGCGACCCCTTCTTCACCCTGTCGCTGCTGGCCGAACGCTCCACGACGATCCGCATGGGGCCCATGGCCATCAGCCCGGCGGAACTGCATCCGCTGAAGATGGCGAACCTGCTGTTCTCGCTCAACGAGCTCAGCCGCGGCCGTGCCATGATCATGGTCGGTGGCGGCGGCGCCGTGCTGCAGGCCATCGGCGGCAAGCGCGAACGCATGGTGCGTGGCGCGCGCGAATGCCTGGAGATCCTCAAGGGCGCTTCCGCCGACAAGACGCTGAACTACAAGGGCGAGGTCTACAAGGTCTGGGGTTACCGGCCGGCGTGGAAGACCGATCCTCCGCCGCTCGTCTACTTCGGCTCGAACCACCCGCAGAGCCGGCGCATGGCGGTGAAGCATGCCGACGGCCTCATCACCAGCGACTTCGTCGTGCCGCTCATGAAGGCGTTCGTGGACGATGCCAGGGCGGAAATGCGTGCCGCCGGGCGTGATCCGGCCGGCTTCCGCTTCAGCAATTTCTGGGCCTGGCACATCAAGGAGGATGCGCAGGCATCCTTCGCCGAGGCACGCCGCGAACTGATGCTGCGCGGCTGGCTGCGCGACAAGTACTTCGCGCCCTTCCTCGACCCGGATGAACTCAGGATCATGCGTGCCCACGAGAAGGACTTCCTCGATGCCTTCCTGCGCGGCAGCGACCGCATCGAGAACGTGCCGGCCGGCCTCGTGGACAAGATGGTCCGCAACATTTCCTTCGCCGGCGGTCTCGAGCAGATCGATGCCGCGATCGCCACCCTCAGGGACTTCGCCGCCGCCGGCCTCACCGAGATCGCCATCCGCGTGCACGACGACCCGGCCGATGCGCTGCGGCTGATCGGCGAGCGGGTCATCCCGGCGTTGCGGAACTGA
- the def gene encoding peptide deformylase, translating to MGHPLLRQVARELAPAEIGAAGFRQLVTDMVDTLHDYGGIGLAAPQVGESLRLALIEIRGGPTRYGELAALPLTVFVNPVIEILDPATAGNWEGCLSVPGLRGWVERPQGIRVRYTSDQRQSKTLELQGFNATVFQHEFDHLDGRLYLDRMTDLTRLAFEREFERFHP from the coding sequence ATGGGACATCCGCTGCTGCGGCAGGTGGCGCGCGAGCTGGCGCCCGCGGAGATCGGCGCTGCCGGCTTCCGCCAGCTGGTCACCGACATGGTGGACACGCTGCACGACTATGGAGGCATCGGCCTGGCCGCCCCGCAGGTGGGTGAATCCCTGCGTCTGGCACTGATCGAGATCAGGGGCGGCCCGACGCGCTACGGCGAGCTGGCGGCCCTGCCGCTGACGGTGTTCGTCAACCCGGTGATCGAGATACTCGATCCGGCCACCGCGGGCAACTGGGAGGGCTGCCTCTCGGTACCGGGGCTGCGCGGCTGGGTGGAGCGCCCGCAAGGGATCCGGGTGCGCTACACGAGCGACCAGCGGCAATCGAAGACACTGGAACTGCAGGGCTTCAATGCCACGGTGTTCCAGCACGAGTTCGATCATCTCGACGGGCGCCTTTACCTCGATCGCATGACCGATCTGACACGGCTGGCCTTCGAACGGGAGTTCGAGCGCTTCCATCCCTGA
- a CDS encoding assimilatory sulfite reductase (NADPH) flavoprotein subunit, translating into MNPATALTEHPLSLQKLALVTELAGGLSREQLAWASGYLAGIAATSAARPAATTSATPAATPAANQLTILSASHTGNGRQLAERLLAGARQAGIGARVVKAGDYSPRDIARETHLYVIVSTHGDGEPPEEARALFEYLGSRRAPQLHDLQYAVLALGDSSYTKFCEAGRILDERLARLGARRLLPRVDCDTDIERLAAPWIEDALARVRDALKRQPLAEARAVTAIAAPPVAPGRASPLPAELFVNQRITGRQALRDVRHVELAVAGIGQLYRPGDAIGIVHRNPEPAIARVLRATGLTGGESVTLQGVTRRLEDRLREEFEITRIARPLLAAVAERSGADLGELLDARQPAALAAFTARSQLADVLERWPAAWDAASLVAALRPVAGRVYSVASSPVAVGDELHLTVAVVGSDADGQGAQGAASGFLAAQAVGATVGVWVEANERFRLPADASRDIIMIGPGTGVAPFRGFLQEREATGASGRNWLFFGGRSLREDFLYQTEWQAALRRGSLHRLDVAFSRDQAHKIYVQQRLQEAGAELHAWLAGGAHLYVCGDARRMAPDVHSALLGIVARHAGLDEEGAGEWLTALAAEGRYLRDVY; encoded by the coding sequence ATGAACCCGGCCACGGCGCTCACCGAACATCCCCTGTCGCTCCAGAAGCTGGCCCTCGTCACCGAGCTGGCCGGCGGACTCAGCCGTGAGCAGCTCGCCTGGGCCTCCGGCTACCTCGCGGGCATCGCCGCGACCTCAGCCGCCAGGCCGGCTGCGACCACGTCGGCCACTCCGGCAGCGACGCCGGCAGCAAACCAGCTGACCATCTTGTCCGCCTCCCATACCGGCAATGGCCGCCAGCTCGCCGAGCGGCTGCTCGCGGGTGCGCGGCAGGCGGGAATCGGCGCCCGGGTGGTGAAGGCCGGCGACTATTCGCCACGCGACATCGCCCGTGAGACCCACCTTTACGTCATCGTCAGCACCCACGGTGACGGCGAGCCGCCGGAGGAGGCGCGCGCGCTGTTCGAGTACCTCGGCAGCCGGCGCGCGCCGCAGCTGCACGACCTGCAGTATGCGGTGCTCGCCCTCGGCGACTCCAGCTACACGAAGTTCTGCGAAGCAGGCCGGATCCTCGATGAGCGGCTCGCCAGGCTCGGCGCGCGCCGCCTCCTGCCGCGTGTCGATTGCGATACCGACATCGAGCGCCTGGCCGCGCCATGGATCGAGGATGCGCTGGCCCGGGTGCGCGACGCCCTGAAGCGCCAGCCGCTGGCCGAAGCACGTGCCGTGACGGCCATTGCTGCGCCTCCGGTGGCGCCGGGCCGCGCCAGCCCGCTGCCGGCGGAGCTGTTCGTCAACCAGCGCATCACCGGGCGGCAGGCGCTGCGCGACGTGCGGCACGTCGAACTGGCGGTTGCGGGCATCGGCCAGCTCTACCGGCCGGGCGATGCCATCGGCATCGTCCACCGCAATCCGGAGCCGGCGATTGCGCGCGTGCTGCGGGCAACTGGCCTGACGGGTGGGGAGAGCGTCACGCTGCAGGGCGTGACGCGCCGCCTCGAGGACAGGCTGCGCGAGGAGTTCGAGATCACCCGCATCGCGCGGCCGCTGCTCGCGGCGGTGGCCGAGCGCAGCGGTGCGGATCTGGGCGAACTCCTCGATGCGCGTCAGCCCGCGGCACTCGCCGCATTCACCGCCCGCTCGCAGCTTGCCGATGTGCTCGAGCGCTGGCCCGCCGCCTGGGATGCCGCTTCGCTGGTGGCGGCCCTGCGGCCGGTCGCCGGCCGGGTGTATTCCGTGGCATCGAGTCCCGTCGCCGTCGGTGACGAGCTGCACCTCACGGTGGCGGTGGTCGGCAGCGATGCCGATGGCCAGGGCGCCCAGGGTGCCGCTTCGGGATTCCTCGCGGCGCAGGCGGTCGGGGCCACGGTGGGGGTCTGGGTCGAAGCCAACGAGCGCTTCCGCCTCCCGGCAGATGCCTCCCGGGACATCATCATGATCGGCCCCGGAACCGGGGTGGCACCGTTTCGCGGCTTCCTGCAGGAACGGGAGGCTACGGGGGCCAGCGGGCGCAACTGGCTGTTCTTCGGTGGCCGCTCGCTGCGCGAGGACTTCCTCTACCAGACCGAGTGGCAGGCGGCGCTGCGTCGTGGCTCGCTGCATCGGCTGGACGTGGCCTTCTCGCGCGACCAGGCCCACAAGATCTACGTGCAGCAGCGGCTGCAGGAGGCCGGTGCCGAGCTGCATGCCTGGCTGGCCGGTGGTGCGCACCTCTATGTCTGCGGCGATGCAAGGCGCATGGCTCCCGATGTCCATTCCGCATTGCTCGGGATCGTGGCCCGTCACGCCGGTCTCGACGAGGAGGGCGCCGGCGAATGGCTCACCGCGCTGGCGGCCGAAGGCCGCTACCTGCGCGACGTCTACTGA
- the cysI gene encoding assimilatory sulfite reductase (NADPH) hemoprotein subunit, whose protein sequence is MAAESPVEGIKRASRLLRGTLVESLADAHTGGLREPDRQLIKFHGSYQQDDRDLREERERQKLEPAWSFMVRTRLPGGVCTPRQWLALAGLARRHGSGSLRLTTRQTVQLHGILKRDLKTTIAAMNAELVDSIAACGDVNRNVMASVNPVESALHAQVHEWARSLSEHLRPRTRAYHEIWLDGEKVEGTPEAEPLYGPTYLPRKFKVGIVVPPHNDIDVFSQDVGFIAIVEAGRLTGFNLVAGGGLGMTHGEPATFPRLADLIGFLEPGRLHEVSEAVLAIQRDHGDRSDRKHARLKYTIADRGLDWFRAELAARLGGPLASPRPFLLTSQGDRFGWIEGVDGRRHLTLRIESGRVAGAHLTGLERIAAIHTGDFRFTPNQNLVIAGVPEEAVAQIDRLVAEHGLGEALAGTPLRRDALACVALPTCPLAMAEAERYLPTILALIERLLVKHGLERQPLSLRLTGCPNGCARPYLAEIGLIGRAPGRYVLRLGGDASGQRLNVIYRDNIDEAAILEILDGLLGRYQAQRQPAERFGDFLWRAGVLAA, encoded by the coding sequence ATGGCCGCGGAATCCCCCGTCGAGGGCATCAAGCGTGCCAGCAGGCTGTTGCGTGGCACGCTGGTCGAGAGCCTGGCCGATGCGCATACCGGTGGCCTGCGCGAGCCGGACCGGCAGCTCATCAAGTTCCACGGCAGCTACCAGCAGGACGACCGCGACCTGCGCGAGGAGCGCGAGCGGCAGAAGCTCGAGCCCGCATGGAGCTTCATGGTGCGCACGCGCCTGCCGGGTGGCGTGTGCACGCCGCGGCAGTGGCTGGCCCTGGCGGGGCTCGCGCGGCGCCATGGCAGCGGCAGCCTGCGCCTGACCACGCGCCAGACGGTGCAGCTGCACGGCATCCTCAAGCGTGACCTCAAGACGACCATTGCCGCCATGAACGCCGAGCTGGTGGATTCCATCGCTGCCTGCGGCGATGTCAACCGCAACGTCATGGCCAGCGTGAACCCGGTGGAATCCGCGCTGCACGCGCAGGTGCACGAGTGGGCGCGCAGCCTCTCCGAGCACCTGCGGCCGCGCACCCGCGCGTACCACGAGATCTGGCTCGATGGCGAGAAGGTGGAGGGCACGCCGGAAGCGGAGCCGCTCTACGGGCCGACCTACCTGCCGCGCAAGTTCAAGGTGGGCATCGTCGTGCCGCCGCACAACGACATCGACGTGTTCTCGCAGGATGTCGGCTTCATCGCCATCGTCGAGGCGGGCCGGCTCACCGGCTTCAATCTCGTCGCCGGCGGCGGGCTGGGCATGACGCATGGCGAGCCCGCGACCTTTCCGCGGCTCGCCGACCTTATCGGCTTCCTCGAACCCGGGCGGCTGCATGAAGTCAGCGAAGCGGTGCTCGCCATCCAGCGCGACCATGGCGACAGGTCGGATCGCAAGCACGCGCGGCTGAAGTACACCATCGCCGACCGCGGCCTCGACTGGTTCAGGGCGGAGCTGGCGGCGCGCCTGGGCGGGCCGCTCGCGTCGCCACGGCCGTTCCTGCTCACCAGCCAGGGCGACCGCTTCGGCTGGATCGAGGGCGTGGATGGCCGCCGGCACCTGACCCTGCGAATCGAGTCCGGGCGGGTCGCGGGTGCGCACCTGACCGGCCTCGAACGCATCGCCGCCATACACACCGGCGATTTCCGCTTCACGCCAAACCAGAACCTCGTCATCGCCGGCGTGCCGGAAGAGGCTGTCGCGCAGATCGACCGGCTCGTCGCCGAACACGGGCTCGGCGAGGCGCTGGCCGGCACGCCCCTGCGTCGCGACGCGCTCGCCTGCGTCGCCCTGCCGACCTGCCCGCTGGCGATGGCCGAAGCCGAGCGCTACCTGCCGACCATCCTCGCGCTGATCGAGCGCCTGCTCGTGAAGCACGGTCTCGAGCGGCAACCCCTGAGCCTGCGGCTGACCGGCTGCCCCAATGGCTGCGCGCGGCCCTACCTGGCGGAGATCGGCCTGATTGGCCGCGCGCCTGGCCGCTATGTGTTGCGCCTCGGTGGCGATGCCAGCGGCCAGCGGCTGAATGTCATCTATCGGGACAACATCGACGAGGCTGCCATCCTCGAGATCCTCGACGGGCTCCTCGGCCGCTACCAGGCGCAGCGCCAGCCTGCCGAGCGCTTCGGCGACTTCCTCTGGCGCGCCGGGGTGCTGGCGGCATAG
- a CDS encoding DUF2075 domain-containing protein, with translation MPGSPVPWCCRWPFIHTGCVSPFPPATPDSSGWYSAPIDSFLLAESDRIIGVLTRKSPFDVTPAQVAAWRTAIDILQDALQGLSGTVIFEFEVPRLRPRIDAVLVCGAALIPVEFKVGASTFAADDVNQAWDYALDLKNFHEPSASASIFPILVATDAASADSSWSAPHADGTRQPCRSAPRTLRADIMEAIRLATGPPIDGEEWQRGRYRPTPTIIEAAQALYSRHGVEAISRNDAGARNLRETSATVESIIARSVASRFKAIVFVTGVPGAGKTLVGLNLATRHRRSEDATHAVFLSGNGPLVAVLREALARDEHARLNSQGIKARKGDIRQPIQQFIQNIHHFRDDGVRTLRSAEPPHDRVVIFDEAQRAWNARKTANFMKQRKGLAGFDRSEPQFLIEYMDRHDDWAVIVCLVGGGQEINDGEAGIGAWLEALASHFPHWHVFISPELSDSEYAAGNCLDELGRRGRTETLEDLHLSVSMRSFRSEKLSRFVKAVLDTDSVMARELLSQIGAQYPMAVTRDLRAAKDWVRRHARGSERFGMVASSSALRLKPHAIDVRAPVDACHWFLNGRNDTRSSFYLEDAATEFQIQGLELDWICVNWDADLRYHNGAWARRRFDARGWTTVRDTARQQYLLNTYRVLLTRARQGMVIFIPPGDPDDPTRLPDFYDGTYQFLTEVGITPL, from the coding sequence ATGCCGGGTTCGCCGGTGCCCTGGTGCTGCCGTTGGCCTTTCATTCATACTGGCTGCGTGTCGCCCTTCCCTCCCGCCACGCCCGACAGCTCTGGCTGGTACTCAGCGCCCATCGACTCGTTCCTTCTTGCCGAATCCGACCGGATCATCGGTGTCCTGACCCGGAAGAGCCCCTTTGACGTCACTCCCGCACAGGTGGCCGCATGGCGTACCGCGATCGACATCCTTCAGGATGCGCTCCAGGGTCTCTCCGGCACAGTCATTTTCGAGTTCGAGGTGCCACGGCTTCGACCCCGCATCGATGCCGTGCTGGTTTGTGGCGCCGCCCTGATTCCCGTTGAGTTCAAGGTTGGTGCATCCACATTTGCGGCTGATGATGTCAACCAGGCCTGGGACTATGCCCTTGACCTGAAGAACTTCCATGAACCCAGTGCATCGGCAAGCATCTTTCCGATTCTGGTTGCGACCGATGCCGCAAGCGCCGACTCCTCCTGGTCCGCTCCACATGCCGACGGCACCCGCCAACCATGCCGGTCCGCACCCAGGACACTGCGCGCCGACATCATGGAGGCCATCAGGCTCGCGACAGGTCCGCCGATAGACGGCGAGGAGTGGCAACGAGGCCGTTACCGACCCACGCCAACCATCATCGAAGCAGCGCAGGCGTTGTACTCTCGCCACGGCGTCGAGGCAATCTCACGAAACGATGCGGGCGCCAGAAATCTGCGGGAGACTTCCGCCACCGTTGAGTCGATCATTGCACGCAGCGTCGCCTCGAGGTTCAAGGCCATCGTGTTCGTCACCGGAGTGCCGGGTGCGGGAAAAACGCTGGTTGGCTTGAATCTTGCGACGCGCCATCGTCGATCCGAGGATGCCACCCATGCCGTGTTCCTCTCGGGAAATGGACCCCTGGTCGCGGTGCTCCGGGAAGCGCTGGCCCGTGACGAGCACGCGAGGCTGAATTCCCAAGGCATCAAGGCCCGAAAGGGCGACATCCGGCAGCCAATCCAGCAGTTCATCCAGAACATTCACCATTTCAGGGATGACGGCGTTCGCACCCTCCGCTCTGCCGAGCCCCCGCATGATCGCGTGGTCATCTTCGACGAAGCGCAACGTGCATGGAATGCCCGCAAGACCGCGAACTTCATGAAGCAACGCAAGGGTCTGGCTGGCTTTGACCGTTCCGAACCACAGTTCCTCATCGAGTATATGGACCGGCACGACGATTGGGCGGTCATCGTCTGTCTCGTCGGAGGTGGGCAGGAAATCAACGACGGAGAGGCAGGCATAGGTGCCTGGCTCGAGGCACTGGCCAGTCACTTTCCGCATTGGCATGTTTTCATCTCCCCGGAGCTGTCCGATAGTGAGTACGCGGCCGGCAATTGCCTGGACGAACTGGGACGACGGGGCAGAACGGAGACCCTTGAAGACCTGCACCTCTCGGTCTCGATGAGATCCTTCAGATCGGAGAAACTCTCGCGATTTGTAAAGGCGGTGCTGGACACGGATTCCGTCATGGCCCGCGAGCTGTTGTCCCAGATCGGAGCACAGTACCCGATGGCTGTCACACGGGACCTTCGCGCCGCAAAGGACTGGGTTCGACGTCATGCACGTGGCTCGGAGCGATTCGGCATGGTGGCCAGCTCCAGCGCCCTGCGCCTGAAGCCGCACGCCATCGATGTCCGCGCACCGGTCGATGCCTGTCACTGGTTCCTGAACGGTCGCAACGACACACGATCCAGCTTCTACCTGGAGGATGCGGCCACGGAATTCCAGATCCAGGGGCTCGAACTCGACTGGATCTGCGTGAACTGGGATGCCGATCTCCGGTACCACAACGGCGCCTGGGCCAGGCGTCGCTTCGATGCACGCGGCTGGACCACCGTACGGGACACGGCCCGACAGCAATATCTGCTGAATACCTACAGGGTCCTGCTGACACGGGCACGACAGGGAATGGTGATTTTCATCCCTCCGGGAGACCCCGACGATCCGACCCGCTTACCCGACTTCTATGATGGGACCTACCAGTTCCTCACCGAGGTTGGCATCACGCCGCTGTAA
- a CDS encoding cytochrome P450 codes for MTLVVNPMTPEFRYDAQGLFTRLLREQPVTPLADGGVLLCRHADVSWALNSHEVRRPTEWSVNRKPEGPFRDFGRHNMIGMNPPDHTRFRQAIMPAFSRKRTDALAQFIEDTCAGLIARMRERGEGDFISDFALPLPVTVICHLLGIPQEEENLLHEGSAAMLAGLEIIATPEEFARATAGATALHDYLTDVLRLRERNLGDDLLSLLLRNERDHKLSREEIVWAAITLLMAGHETTTHLLGNGLLALMRNPGSWKRLQADPGLAENAVEEFLRYDPPLYVLFRQAAQDVEIGGQPIAAGTFLMLSLAAANRDPRHFDQPDVLDLGRANARDNLSFAAGRHLCAGHALARLEGRIAFRQLTEQLADVRLAADPVPREGVMFKGYHSLPVHYRWAPHTVPASA; via the coding sequence ATGACTCTCGTCGTCAATCCGATGACCCCGGAGTTCCGCTACGACGCCCAGGGGCTGTTCACGCGGCTGCTGCGTGAGCAACCCGTGACGCCGCTGGCGGATGGCGGCGTGCTGTTGTGCCGCCATGCGGACGTGTCCTGGGCACTGAACAGCCACGAGGTGCGCCGGCCGACGGAGTGGTCGGTGAACCGCAAGCCGGAGGGGCCGTTCCGCGATTTCGGGCGCCACAACATGATCGGCATGAACCCGCCGGACCACACGCGCTTCCGTCAGGCGATCATGCCGGCGTTCTCGCGCAAGCGCACGGATGCACTGGCACAGTTCATCGAGGACACCTGCGCCGGGCTGATCGCCCGCATGCGCGAGCGCGGGGAGGGGGACTTCATCAGCGATTTCGCCCTGCCTTTGCCGGTCACCGTGATCTGCCACCTGCTGGGGATCCCGCAGGAGGAGGAGAACCTGCTGCACGAGGGCTCGGCGGCGATGCTGGCGGGGCTGGAGATCATCGCCACGCCGGAGGAGTTCGCGCGCGCGACGGCCGGTGCCACTGCCTTGCACGATTACCTCACGGATGTGCTGCGGCTGCGCGAGCGCAACCTGGGCGACGACCTGCTGAGCCTGCTCCTGCGCAACGAGCGCGACCACAAGCTGTCGCGGGAGGAGATCGTCTGGGCGGCGATCACGCTGCTCATGGCCGGGCACGAGACCACCACGCACCTGCTGGGCAATGGACTGCTGGCGTTGATGCGCAATCCCGGGAGCTGGAAGCGGCTGCAGGCGGACCCCGGGCTGGCGGAGAATGCGGTGGAGGAATTCCTGCGCTACGACCCGCCACTGTACGTGCTGTTCCGGCAGGCGGCGCAGGACGTCGAGATCGGGGGGCAGCCGATCGCGGCAGGCACCTTCCTCATGCTGTCGCTGGCCGCAGCCAACCGCGATCCGCGCCATTTCGACCAGCCCGACGTGCTCGACCTCGGTCGCGCCAATGCCCGCGACAACCTCAGCTTCGCTGCCGGCCGCCACCTCTGCGCCGGTCATGCGCTGGCGCGGCTCGAGGGGCGCATCGCCTTTCGCCAGCTCACTGAACAGCTGGCGGATGTGCGCCTTGCGGCCGATCCGGTGCCACGCGAGGGTGTGATGTTCAAGGGATATCACTCGCTGCCGGTGCATTACCGCTGGGCACCGCACACGGTGCCTGCGAGTGCATGA
- a CDS encoding thermonuclease family protein: MKTLLALLVAAALLAGAGWLWPRLQAGFQTEAGAVDAAGSGQSEDLVLDGRVMRVIDGDTLEVRLGSGPERIRLYGIDTPEARAPGGREATQALKRLVAAGAVAVAPVSDDPYDAYDRLIAVLYVGRLNVNEQLLADGHAWAYRRYLGQMDGDTRYCELEATARAGRRGLWSLPHERWVPPWIWRERQKAGLGARVPSKDYSLETAQDCIAAIGKSHEQPSASASSPGVAEPGNDHRAGCDIKGNINSKGARIYHLPGTSSYAATRIDTSRGERWFCSEQEARAAGWRAPGTGP; this comes from the coding sequence TTGAAGACGCTGCTTGCGCTGCTCGTCGCTGCCGCGCTCCTGGCTGGTGCCGGCTGGCTGTGGCCGCGGCTTCAGGCTGGTTTCCAGACCGAAGCGGGGGCGGTGGATGCAGCCGGGTCCGGACAGTCCGAAGACCTCGTCCTGGATGGCCGCGTCATGCGCGTCATCGACGGCGATACGCTCGAGGTGCGGCTCGGCAGCGGGCCGGAGCGCATCCGCCTCTACGGCATCGATACCCCCGAGGCGCGCGCCCCCGGCGGCCGCGAGGCGACCCAGGCACTGAAGCGGCTGGTTGCTGCCGGCGCGGTGGCGGTGGCGCCGGTCAGCGATGACCCTTACGACGCCTACGATCGCCTGATCGCGGTGCTGTACGTCGGCCGCCTCAACGTCAACGAGCAGCTGCTCGCCGATGGCCATGCCTGGGCTTATCGCCGGTACCTGGGCCAGATGGATGGCGACACCCGCTACTGCGAGCTGGAGGCCACCGCCCGGGCTGGCCGACGCGGGCTCTGGTCGCTGCCGCATGAGCGCTGGGTGCCGCCCTGGATCTGGCGCGAGCGCCAGAAGGCTGGCCTCGGCGCACGGGTGCCGTCGAAGGACTACTCGCTCGAAACGGCGCAGGACTGTATTGCCGCAATCGGCAAGAGCCATGAGCAGCCGTCAGCCAGCGCCTCGTCGCCCGGGGTGGCGGAGCCGGGGAACGACCACCGGGCAGGTTGCGACATCAAGGGCAACATCAACAGCAAGGGTGCGCGGATCTACCATCTTCCGGGCACCAGCAGCTATGCAGCGACAAGGATCGACACCAGCCGGGGCGAGCGCTGGTTCTGCAGCGAGCAGGAAGCCCGGGCGGCGGGTTGGCGTGCACCGGGGACAGGACCATGA
- a CDS encoding peptidyl-prolyl cis-trans isomerase: MKRGWKCGWWLAGVLLLGACGRQAPAPVNALPASHPPLDDGAAATPALPPETVLARAGDVVITVADADAARALMPAGDRLEIAASAAAVDDFVRSLVDQRLMAAAARRAGMAQDLPAGSADEQRRELARRWLDAELDHAPMPSAADVEAYYTSHRGEFTEPARVRASRVVAHDEAGARRARSELARGAPVEEARRQAGPGAQAGELWLQDVPGAIPLEADAVKLMPGGVGEVGAVAGGFAVLRVEEQRPARVRPFDEVREGIRIRLADEARQLAADAARKRLRGDVAVVLEPAAMTSYAAQLGRGG, encoded by the coding sequence ATGAAGCGAGGCTGGAAATGCGGCTGGTGGCTGGCGGGAGTGTTGTTGCTCGGCGCCTGTGGACGGCAAGCCCCGGCACCGGTGAATGCATTGCCGGCGAGTCACCCGCCGCTGGACGACGGGGCCGCGGCCACCCCTGCGCTGCCACCGGAGACGGTCCTGGCGCGCGCAGGTGACGTGGTCATCACCGTGGCCGATGCCGATGCGGCACGGGCGCTGATGCCAGCCGGCGACCGGCTGGAGATCGCGGCGTCCGCGGCAGCTGTCGACGACTTCGTGCGATCGCTGGTGGACCAGCGCCTGATGGCGGCTGCGGCGCGTCGCGCTGGCATGGCGCAGGACCTGCCTGCGGGAAGTGCGGACGAGCAGCGGCGCGAGCTGGCCCGTCGCTGGCTGGATGCAGAGCTCGATCATGCGCCCATGCCTTCGGCCGCCGACGTGGAGGCCTATTACACGAGCCACCGTGGCGAATTCACCGAGCCGGCGCGTGTGCGTGCCAGCCGGGTGGTGGCGCACGACGAGGCGGGCGCCCGCCGGGCCAGGTCGGAGCTCGCCCGGGGCGCCCCCGTCGAGGAAGCCCGCAGGCAGGCAGGTCCTGGTGCGCAGGCCGGTGAACTCTGGTTGCAGGATGTGCCCGGCGCCATCCCGCTGGAGGCCGATGCCGTGAAGCTCATGCCCGGGGGAGTCGGCGAGGTGGGAGCGGTGGCCGGCGGTTTTGCCGTGCTTCGTGTCGAGGAACAGCGGCCGGCCCGTGTCCGCCCGTTCGACGAAGTGCGCGAAGGTATCCGCATCCGCCTGGCCGACGAGGCCCGGCAGCTGGCGGCCGATGCGGCCAGGAAAAGGCTGCGCGGCGATGTGGCGGTGGTGCTGGAGCCCGCGGCCATGACGTCATATGCGGCGCAGCTGGGCCGGGGTGGCTGA